From Desulfuromonas soudanensis, the proteins below share one genomic window:
- a CDS encoding DUF924 family protein has product MRPWPPAMKSEPERAEEILRFWFGPRPANGAPPTERMRFWFGGDAETDQLIRHRFANDLPRAMAGEYRHWRETPRGTLALILLLDQFPRNIHRQTPAAYGCDGCALEIALEGLARGQDRGLAVVERAFFYLPLEHSEDAALQRRSVALFTRLLEEAPPDLKKMCEGFLDYAVRHAEIIERFGRFPHRNAVLGRTSSVEEAEFLRQPGSSF; this is encoded by the coding sequence TTGCGGCCATGGCCTCCGGCGATGAAGAGTGAGCCGGAGCGGGCCGAGGAGATCCTCCGTTTCTGGTTCGGCCCCCGCCCGGCCAATGGAGCGCCCCCGACGGAGCGGATGCGCTTCTGGTTCGGCGGCGACGCCGAAACTGATCAACTGATCCGCCACCGCTTCGCAAACGACCTCCCCCGGGCCATGGCCGGAGAATACCGGCACTGGAGGGAAACGCCCCGGGGGACCCTGGCGCTGATCCTCCTTCTCGATCAGTTTCCCCGCAACATCCACCGCCAGACTCCGGCCGCATACGGTTGTGACGGCTGCGCCCTCGAAATCGCCCTGGAGGGACTCGCCCGCGGCCAGGACAGGGGACTGGCCGTCGTCGAGCGGGCCTTCTTCTATCTCCCCCTGGAACACAGCGAAGATGCGGCCCTCCAGCGCCGCTCCGTCGCCCTCTTTACCCGGCTCCTCGAGGAGGCGCCGCCGGACCTGAAGAAAATGTGCGAAGGGTTTCTCGACTATGCCGTGCGCCACGCGGAGATCATCGAGCGTTTCGGCCGGTTTCCCCACCGCAACGCGGTTCTCGGCCGGACCTCAAGCGTCGAAGAAGCCGAGTTTCTCCGCCAGCCCGGCTCCTCATTCTAG
- a CDS encoding ATP-binding protein yields the protein MSNVNIKRAVENIRTNTTVYTPVVEMIVNGIQAIDEAGRRDGKVLARVQRCTQPELDDSLPEVIGFDIEDNGIGFTDAHRKSFDTLYTDIKIEEGGKGFGRFTGLKYFEDLHVKSVYRDGDSFKLRSFSMGKEHEIIVREKVAAVDGTDTGSTVTLAMLKGGRGFDKKLLTIARNLVERLLPYFITQDYVCPDIVLCEQDGSGAIRLNDFVNNELSAVIREIGVERKTFTLKARETDEDFLVRVFKLYSPGKQKSRISLVAHKREVAGSAIHKYIPEFEDEFFEKDRNGEIDRERNYIVKAYVFSPYLDRNVSLERGGFEFQMESDLTLGIGQTQIEHDTALIARETMGADITFRQQRKKERVQTYVDEEAPWHKTILEKLDLTSMPYKPTNEEIEARLQKEKFAQEVTIRKEVAKLLTEPSLEKVKDSVKEIVSKVSDTSKNDLIHYIALRRTILDIFGKSLNLDESGAYSSEGVVHDIIFPRKGDSDATPFHDHNLWIVDERLNFTTWVSSDVPLDGKNADRPDLLVYNKRVLFRGDNEASNPITIFEFKKPQRDDFVNPSSHEDPVQQIVRYVNNIRDGKYRTPEGRKMLVAENTPFYGYIVCDLTAKVETWLEREKNFTPMPDRLGWFHWMGNINLYVEVMSWDKVLKDAKMRNQIFFQKLGI from the coding sequence ATGAGCAACGTCAATATCAAGCGGGCCGTCGAGAACATCCGGACGAACACGACCGTTTACACCCCTGTTGTCGAGATGATCGTCAATGGAATTCAGGCCATAGACGAAGCGGGCCGAAGGGATGGCAAAGTGCTGGCGCGGGTGCAACGATGTACCCAGCCCGAGCTCGATGACAGCCTGCCGGAGGTCATCGGTTTCGATATCGAGGACAACGGCATTGGCTTCACCGATGCGCACCGCAAGTCCTTCGATACGCTCTATACCGACATAAAGATCGAGGAAGGCGGAAAAGGGTTTGGGCGTTTCACCGGCCTCAAATATTTCGAGGATCTGCATGTCAAGAGCGTCTACCGCGATGGCGACAGTTTCAAGCTCCGCAGTTTTTCAATGGGCAAGGAGCATGAGATCATCGTGCGCGAGAAGGTCGCCGCGGTAGACGGGACGGATACGGGATCGACGGTGACGCTCGCCATGCTTAAAGGTGGGCGGGGATTCGACAAAAAGCTCTTGACCATCGCCCGCAACCTTGTGGAACGTCTACTTCCATACTTTATTACGCAGGATTACGTCTGCCCGGACATCGTTCTCTGCGAGCAGGACGGTAGCGGCGCGATCCGCCTGAATGACTTCGTCAACAATGAACTGTCCGCCGTAATCCGAGAAATTGGTGTTGAGCGAAAAACATTCACCCTGAAAGCCCGAGAGACGGATGAAGATTTCCTGGTCCGGGTCTTCAAGCTCTATTCGCCGGGCAAACAGAAAAGCCGGATCAGCCTTGTCGCGCACAAGCGCGAAGTCGCGGGCTCTGCGATTCACAAATACATCCCCGAGTTCGAAGATGAATTCTTCGAAAAGGACAGGAACGGGGAGATCGACCGTGAGCGCAATTACATCGTTAAAGCCTATGTGTTCAGCCCTTATCTGGATCGCAATGTTTCCTTGGAGCGCGGCGGGTTCGAGTTTCAGATGGAGAGCGATCTCACTCTCGGAATCGGGCAAACCCAGATTGAGCACGACACCGCCCTGATCGCACGTGAGACGATGGGCGCGGATATCACCTTCCGGCAGCAACGCAAGAAGGAGCGCGTGCAAACCTACGTGGACGAGGAGGCGCCCTGGCACAAGACGATCCTGGAGAAGCTCGATCTGACCAGCATGCCTTACAAACCCACGAACGAGGAGATCGAGGCACGGCTCCAGAAGGAGAAGTTCGCGCAGGAAGTCACAATCCGCAAAGAGGTAGCGAAGCTGTTGACGGAGCCAAGTTTGGAGAAAGTGAAGGACAGTGTGAAAGAGATCGTCAGCAAGGTCTCCGACACTAGCAAAAACGACCTGATCCACTACATCGCCCTGCGCCGGACTATCCTGGATATCTTCGGCAAAAGTCTCAATTTGGATGAATCTGGAGCCTATTCCTCAGAAGGCGTGGTTCACGACATCATCTTTCCGCGCAAGGGCGACTCGGACGCCACGCCGTTTCACGACCACAACCTCTGGATCGTGGACGAGCGCTTGAACTTCACGACCTGGGTATCCTCCGACGTTCCGCTCGACGGCAAGAATGCCGACCGTCCCGACCTTTTGGTCTACAACAAGCGAGTACTCTTCCGCGGGGACAACGAGGCGAGTAATCCGATCACCATCTTCGAGTTCAAGAAACCGCAGAGGGACGACTTCGTGAACCCGTCTTCGCACGAGGACCCGGTGCAGCAGATCGTGCGCTACGTGAACAACATCCGCGACGGCAAATACAGGACCCCCGAAGGCCGCAAGATGTTGGTCGCGGAGAACACACCGTTCTATGGTTATATCGTGTGCGACCTGACGGCCAAAGTTGAAACCTGGCTGGAGCGCGAGAAGAATTTTACGCCCATGCCGGATCGGTTGGGCTGGTTCCATTGGATGGGTAACATCAACCTCTATGTCGAGGTCATGAGCTGGGACAAGGTGCTTAAGGACGCGAAGATGCGCAACCAGATATTCTTCCAAAAGCTTGGAATATAG
- a CDS encoding DUF6602 domain-containing protein, with the protein MKFAEFDQYSEDLLMAQYGVSEIITHELMKGEVREDFLISTLESCSDPKPKLVKGTVSDGQHDAGQLDIILCRPHAHLRRLGSQCFVEKNDALCVIEVKGNCTGRDLRKAEKKAVMIQNLQGQRVPQYGVVCYKVDLELKTIMGRFGYSYDVANSTYFDNSTIPNEAEADWRKIDYPNLDFFVSLEDGKKVFLRKYEMSPGKFRFIRAVKSPLIKELFSMMRSLWIPANQAPVP; encoded by the coding sequence ATGAAATTCGCCGAGTTCGATCAATACTCGGAAGACCTCCTGATGGCGCAGTATGGCGTCTCGGAGATCATCACGCACGAGCTGATGAAGGGCGAAGTCCGCGAAGATTTCTTGATTTCCACTTTGGAGTCATGCTCCGATCCCAAACCAAAACTGGTGAAGGGGACAGTTTCAGATGGTCAGCACGACGCGGGCCAGTTGGACATCATTCTCTGCCGCCCACATGCACACCTGCGACGTCTCGGCTCGCAGTGCTTCGTGGAGAAGAACGACGCACTCTGCGTGATCGAAGTGAAAGGCAACTGCACGGGACGTGACTTGAGGAAAGCAGAGAAGAAAGCGGTGATGATTCAGAACCTCCAAGGCCAGCGGGTCCCGCAATATGGGGTGGTGTGCTACAAGGTCGATCTGGAGTTGAAGACCATCATGGGTCGATTCGGTTATTCCTATGATGTCGCGAACAGTACCTATTTTGATAATTCCACGATTCCGAATGAGGCCGAAGCCGACTGGCGCAAGATTGATTATCCAAACCTGGATTTCTTCGTCTCCCTTGAGGACGGGAAGAAGGTTTTCCTGCGGAAATATGAAATGAGCCCTGGCAAGTTCCGGTTCATCCGAGCGGTTAAGTCCCCACTCATCAAGGAGCTGTTTTCAATGATGCGGAGCTTGTGGATTCCGGCGAACCAAGCGCCTGTGCCCTGA
- a CDS encoding N-6 DNA methylase, translated as MLDTDTKRRIDTARDILVGKVPDPKSQVEQITIALIYKFMDDMDAESEEFGGQRKFFTGDFARYGWAKLMHSGLGGHETLNLYAEGITKMPENPGIPLLFRDIFKNAYLPYRDPETLRAFLKIIDEFSYDHSERLGDAFEYLLSVLGSQGDAGQFRTPRHIIDFMVKVLDPKKSETILDPACGTAGFLISSYKHILSANTDAKGNSTLTPDDRGRLAKNFKGYDISPDMVRLSLVNLYLHGFADPHIVEYDTLTSEERWNEFADVILANPPFMSPKGGIKPHKRFSIQAKRSEVLFVDYMAEHLTPNGRAAIIVPEGIIFQSQGAYKELRKLLVENALVAVISLPAGCFNPYSGVKTSILILDKSLAKTAETIAFFKVENDGFGLGAQRRAIEKNDLPQVQSELAAYLQSLRSNGSTESILSSLSTAQIVTKVKIAANGDYNLSGERYREGAARASFFPNVPLGEVCILIGGATPSKKNESYWTNGTVKWISSKHIDERGLITSYELISQKAVEETSTRVAPKGSTIIITRVSVGKFAFANDDYAINQDLTALVSKDNERLTPEFIRVAAHHIAQVVERNAEGIGVRGVTRSFLSALQIPLPPLEVQKEIVAEIEGYQKVINGARAVLDHYRPHIPIHPDWPIFQLSEICSFKNGLNFDKTSSGYTVKIIGVSDFKANLYAPLDDLDEVHLAAPLADDYLVKTGDILFVRSNGNPDLVGRSLFVPPPREPTTFSGFTIRGRIQDQRALPLFFAHFFKSRDFAEMIKTVGQGANIRNLSQNILNELKVPLPPLATQQAIVAEIEAEQALVAANRELITRLEQKIQATLARIWDGDEKP; from the coding sequence ATGCTCGATACCGATACCAAGCGCCGCATCGACACCGCTCGTGACATTCTTGTCGGAAAAGTCCCCGATCCTAAATCGCAGGTCGAGCAGATCACCATCGCCTTGATTTACAAATTCATGGACGACATGGACGCCGAGAGCGAAGAGTTCGGCGGACAGCGCAAGTTCTTCACCGGTGACTTTGCCCGCTACGGCTGGGCCAAACTCATGCACTCCGGTCTCGGTGGTCACGAAACCTTGAACCTTTACGCCGAGGGGATTACCAAGATGCCGGAGAACCCCGGCATCCCGCTCCTCTTCCGCGACATCTTCAAGAATGCCTATCTCCCCTATCGCGATCCGGAGACGCTGCGCGCCTTCCTCAAGATCATCGACGAGTTCAGCTACGACCACAGCGAGCGCCTCGGCGACGCCTTCGAGTATCTCCTCTCGGTCCTCGGGTCGCAGGGAGATGCCGGGCAGTTTCGCACCCCGCGCCACATCATCGACTTTATGGTCAAGGTCCTCGACCCGAAGAAGAGCGAGACGATCCTCGATCCGGCCTGCGGCACCGCCGGTTTTCTGATCTCGTCCTACAAGCACATCCTGTCGGCCAACACCGACGCCAAGGGGAACAGCACCCTGACTCCGGACGACAGGGGGCGACTCGCCAAAAACTTCAAGGGCTACGACATCTCCCCCGACATGGTGCGCCTCTCCTTGGTCAACCTCTACCTGCACGGCTTCGCCGATCCGCACATCGTCGAGTACGACACCCTGACCTCCGAGGAGCGCTGGAACGAATTCGCCGACGTCATCCTCGCCAACCCGCCCTTCATGTCGCCGAAGGGGGGGATCAAGCCGCACAAGCGTTTCTCCATCCAGGCCAAGCGCAGCGAAGTGTTGTTCGTCGACTACATGGCCGAGCACCTCACTCCCAATGGTCGCGCCGCCATCATCGTGCCGGAGGGGATCATCTTCCAGAGTCAGGGCGCCTACAAGGAGCTGCGCAAGCTGCTGGTCGAGAACGCCCTCGTCGCCGTGATCTCGTTGCCGGCGGGGTGTTTCAACCCCTACTCCGGGGTGAAGACTTCGATCCTGATTCTCGACAAGTCTCTTGCCAAAACCGCCGAGACCATCGCTTTTTTCAAGGTCGAGAACGACGGCTTCGGCCTCGGCGCCCAGCGACGAGCCATTGAGAAGAACGACCTGCCGCAGGTCCAGTCCGAACTCGCCGCGTACCTCCAGTCCCTCCGCTCCAACGGGTCCACCGAATCCATCCTCTCTTCCCTGTCCACCGCCCAAATCGTAACGAAGGTGAAGATCGCCGCGAATGGGGATTACAACCTGAGTGGGGAGCGGTATCGGGAGGGCGCTGCACGCGCTTCGTTTTTCCCGAACGTCCCACTTGGCGAAGTGTGCATTCTTATCGGCGGTGCAACCCCGTCCAAAAAAAATGAGTCCTATTGGACAAACGGCACGGTGAAATGGATTTCATCAAAGCACATCGACGAACGCGGACTCATCACCTCTTACGAACTCATTTCCCAAAAGGCGGTTGAAGAGACATCCACAAGAGTAGCTCCCAAAGGATCGACCATCATCATCACCCGCGTCTCCGTCGGGAAGTTCGCATTTGCAAACGACGACTACGCCATCAATCAAGACCTCACGGCACTTGTATCGAAAGACAATGAGCGCCTCACACCTGAGTTCATCCGTGTCGCAGCGCACCACATCGCTCAAGTGGTTGAGCGCAATGCGGAGGGTATCGGTGTTCGCGGAGTGACGCGAAGTTTTCTCTCCGCACTCCAAATCCCACTGCCACCGCTGGAGGTGCAGAAGGAGATCGTGGCGGAGATCGAGGGCTACCAGAAAGTCATCAACGGCGCCCGCGCCGTCCTCGACCACTATCGCCCCCACATCCCCATCCATCCCGACTGGCCGATCTTCCAGCTAAGCGAAATCTGTTCATTTAAGAACGGCCTGAACTTCGACAAGACCTCGTCGGGATACACTGTAAAGATCATTGGCGTCAGTGATTTTAAGGCGAACCTCTACGCACCACTCGACGACCTCGACGAAGTGCATCTGGCCGCGCCACTCGCAGACGATTACCTCGTCAAAACTGGAGACATTCTTTTCGTTCGATCAAACGGTAATCCTGACTTAGTCGGGCGCTCGTTGTTTGTCCCTCCGCCACGAGAACCTACGACGTTCTCCGGCTTCACGATTCGAGGCCGAATTCAGGACCAGCGAGCACTGCCGCTCTTCTTCGCCCACTTCTTCAAATCCCGTGACTTTGCGGAGATGATCAAGACAGTTGGCCAAGGCGCGAACATTCGAAACCTATCCCAAAACATTCTGAATGAACTCAAAGTGCCCCTCCCGCCCCTCGCTACGCAGCAAGCCATCGTGGCGGAGATCGAAGCCGAGCAAGCGCTGGTCGCCGCCAACCGCGAACTGATCACCCGCCTCGAGCAAAAAATCCAAGCCACCCTCGCCCGCATCTGGGATGGGGACGAGAAGCCATGA
- a CDS encoding KilA-N domain-containing protein: MTKEKRSTLEVQGLAIAIISKHNQDYISLTDIARYRDSQEPFSIINNWMRTRSTIEFLGLWETLNNPDFKPIEFERFKSEAGSNYFVLSPKRWIAATQAMGITSTSGRYGGTYAHKDIAFEFATWISSAFKLYLITEFQRLKEDESRRLSLAWNLNRTLSKLNYHIHTDAIKIHLIPEAITPAQIAMTYASEADLLNVALFSQTARQWRDANAGLEGNMRDYATIEQLLVLANLEGMNAELIHMGLSQGERLKRLNEIAIRQMQVLTSASAIKKLKG, encoded by the coding sequence ATGACTAAGGAAAAGAGAAGCACACTCGAAGTTCAGGGGTTGGCGATCGCCATCATTAGCAAACATAACCAGGATTACATCTCCCTTACAGATATTGCTCGGTATCGGGATTCACAGGAGCCTTTTTCGATCATCAATAACTGGATGCGCACCCGGAGCACTATTGAATTTCTTGGGCTTTGGGAAACGCTGAACAACCCGGATTTTAAACCTATCGAATTCGAGAGGTTTAAAAGTGAAGCCGGAAGTAACTATTTTGTCCTCTCGCCGAAACGGTGGATCGCCGCCACGCAAGCAATGGGCATCACCTCAACCTCTGGGCGCTATGGCGGCACCTATGCACACAAGGATATCGCCTTTGAGTTTGCAACATGGATATCGTCAGCATTCAAACTCTACTTGATCACGGAGTTCCAACGTCTCAAGGAAGACGAAAGCCGTCGCCTCTCTCTTGCCTGGAACCTGAACCGCACCCTTTCCAAACTCAACTACCACATCCATACCGATGCCATCAAAATCCACTTGATACCGGAGGCAATTACCCCCGCGCAAATTGCCATGACCTATGCCAGTGAAGCGGACCTCCTCAATGTGGCCCTTTTCAGCCAGACCGCCAGGCAATGGCGGGATGCCAACGCTGGCCTGGAAGGCAACATGCGCGATTACGCCACCATCGAACAACTGCTGGTGCTGGCCAACCTCGAAGGCATGAACGCCGAACTCATCCACATGGGTCTGTCCCAAGGGGAACGGCTTAAGCGCCTCAATGAAATCGCCATCCGGCAGATGCAGGTCCTCACCTCTGCCTCGGCAATCAAAAAACTCAAGGGATAA
- a CDS encoding DEAD/DEAH box helicase family protein — MKEATARIKINRLLEGSGWRFFPEGTAPANIRLEPGVTLKTADLDTLGDNFEKAGKGYIDFLLLDTKGFPLIVLEAKAEEKNPLVGKEQARKYARSLNCRFVILSNGNLHYFWDLERGNPYLITSFPTPDSVTGYQKVTPNPQRLIEDLVDDDYIALTQRPNYHAEAAWRNEAERSGFVQVNKLRFLRPYQLKAIHALQRAVKDGKDRFLFEMATGTGKTLTAAAVIKLFLRSGNARRVLFLVDRLELEDQAKKAFAALLCADFQTVIYKENRDDWRRAEIVVTTVQSLLFNNKYQRLFSPTDFDLVISDEAHRSIGGNARAVFDYFIGYKLGLTATPRDYLKRFDKTSPTTRDPREAERRLLLDTYRTFGCESGLPTFRYSLLDGVKEGFLISPTVVDARTEVTTDLLSEEGFVVEFKDDTGEDQQEVYKQREFEKRFFSEATNMVFCKAFLENVLRDPVSGEVGKAIVFAVSQHHAAKLTQILNLIADRMFPGKYQSDFAVQVTSQISDAQQFTINFANNNLLGSGNVLPSYKTSKARVCVTVGMMTTGYDCPDILNIGMFRPIFSPTDFIQIKGRGTRKHNFLEQLFDAGIKETVKEPHKKAFKLFDFFANCEYFETEFDYDEVLKLPKPKDKGEDGGDPPPYAETYEHLGSDILAGIKEEMIGLDGMRIDRMFFEKFEEVVLENDFIAQAIESGHWDRVIDYVNREVFDKPEEYYTLDKLRKAAAVDRRLTLREILEKIFGLIPRFKSKDELLEEEFAKFVADVKPEEAAAIPAIKTFFKAYVTSDQVRHIIESKHYTDLATNPVFSSSDFRAVPPKYRTFVPEYVKDYVSLNQFAA, encoded by the coding sequence ATGAAAGAAGCTACCGCGCGGATCAAGATCAACAGGCTGCTCGAAGGGTCGGGTTGGCGATTCTTTCCAGAGGGGACCGCACCCGCCAACATTCGTCTTGAGCCTGGTGTCACTCTCAAGACGGCCGACCTCGACACTCTTGGCGACAATTTCGAAAAAGCCGGCAAGGGCTACATCGACTTTTTGCTTCTCGATACCAAGGGCTTTCCGCTGATTGTCCTCGAAGCCAAGGCCGAGGAGAAAAACCCGCTGGTCGGCAAGGAGCAGGCGCGCAAGTACGCCCGCTCCCTGAACTGCCGCTTTGTCATCCTCTCCAATGGCAACCTGCACTACTTCTGGGACCTGGAGCGCGGCAACCCCTATCTCATTACCTCGTTTCCGACTCCCGATTCGGTCACCGGCTATCAGAAGGTCACGCCCAACCCGCAGCGCCTCATCGAGGATCTGGTCGACGACGACTACATCGCGCTGACCCAGCGCCCCAATTACCATGCGGAAGCGGCCTGGCGCAACGAAGCCGAACGCTCCGGTTTTGTCCAGGTCAATAAGCTGCGCTTTTTGCGCCCCTATCAGCTCAAAGCCATTCACGCCCTGCAACGGGCGGTCAAAGACGGCAAAGACCGTTTCCTCTTCGAAATGGCCACCGGCACCGGCAAGACCCTCACCGCCGCCGCCGTCATCAAACTCTTCCTCCGCTCCGGCAATGCCCGGCGCGTCCTCTTTCTGGTTGATCGTCTCGAACTGGAGGATCAGGCCAAGAAGGCCTTCGCCGCCCTTCTCTGTGCCGATTTTCAGACGGTCATCTACAAGGAGAACCGCGACGACTGGCGGAGGGCGGAGATCGTCGTCACCACCGTGCAGTCGCTTCTCTTCAACAACAAGTACCAGCGGCTCTTCTCACCGACCGATTTCGATCTGGTCATCTCCGACGAGGCCCACCGCTCCATCGGCGGCAATGCCCGCGCCGTCTTCGACTACTTCATCGGCTACAAGCTCGGCCTCACCGCCACGCCGCGCGATTACCTCAAGCGCTTCGACAAGACCAGTCCCACCACCCGCGACCCGCGCGAGGCCGAACGCCGGCTGCTCCTCGACACCTACCGCACCTTCGGCTGCGAGAGCGGACTGCCGACCTTCCGCTATTCTTTGCTCGATGGGGTAAAGGAAGGCTTTCTGATCAGCCCGACGGTGGTGGATGCCAGGACCGAGGTCACGACGGATCTCCTTTCCGAGGAAGGGTTTGTGGTCGAGTTTAAGGACGACACCGGGGAGGACCAGCAGGAAGTCTACAAACAGCGCGAGTTCGAGAAACGCTTCTTCTCCGAGGCGACCAATATGGTCTTCTGTAAGGCTTTTCTGGAGAACGTTCTGCGCGACCCGGTCAGCGGCGAGGTCGGCAAGGCGATCGTCTTCGCCGTCAGCCAACACCACGCGGCCAAGCTGACGCAGATCCTCAACCTGATAGCCGATCGTATGTTCCCCGGCAAGTACCAGTCCGACTTCGCCGTGCAGGTGACCTCGCAGATTTCCGACGCCCAGCAGTTCACCATCAACTTCGCCAATAACAACCTGCTCGGTTCCGGTAACGTCCTGCCATCCTACAAGACCAGCAAGGCGCGCGTCTGCGTCACCGTCGGCATGATGACCACCGGCTATGATTGCCCGGACATCCTGAACATCGGGATGTTCCGCCCGATTTTCTCACCGACCGACTTCATCCAGATCAAGGGGCGCGGCACCCGCAAGCACAACTTCCTCGAACAGCTGTTCGACGCTGGCATCAAGGAGACGGTGAAGGAACCACATAAAAAGGCCTTCAAGCTCTTTGACTTCTTTGCCAACTGCGAATACTTCGAGACCGAGTTCGACTACGACGAGGTCCTCAAACTCCCCAAGCCCAAGGATAAGGGCGAAGATGGAGGGGACCCGCCGCCGTACGCTGAGACCTACGAGCACCTTGGTTCTGACATCCTGGCCGGCATCAAGGAAGAGATGATCGGCCTGGACGGGATGCGGATCGACCGGATGTTCTTCGAGAAGTTCGAAGAGGTCGTGCTGGAGAACGACTTCATCGCCCAGGCGATTGAGTCGGGCCATTGGGACCGGGTCATCGACTACGTCAACCGCGAGGTTTTCGACAAGCCCGAGGAGTACTACACTCTCGACAAGCTGCGCAAAGCCGCTGCCGTCGACCGTCGTCTGACCTTGCGCGAGATTCTGGAAAAAATCTTCGGTCTGATCCCGCGCTTCAAGTCGAAGGACGAACTGCTCGAAGAGGAGTTCGCCAAGTTCGTCGCCGACGTCAAGCCCGAAGAGGCCGCTGCCATTCCGGCGATCAAAACCTTCTTCAAGGCCTACGTCACCAGCGACCAGGTGCGCCATATCATCGAGAGCAAGCACTACACCGATCTGGCCACCAACCCGGTCTTCTCCTCCAGCGACTTCCGCGCCGTGCCGCCGAAATACCGCACCTTCGTCCCGGAGTATGTCAAGGATTACGTCTCGTTGAATCAGTTTGCGGCATAA
- a CDS encoding gamma-glutamylcyclotransferase family protein: protein MPAAGENLPVFVYGTLRRGEKNYPRYLRGRTLREVPASVAGTLYLAAEGGYPYLLAEGDGGRVVGELMYLDPACYGEVLRSLDLLEEYDSAAEGESVYLRRRGTVRVEGEGPVSAWIYYWNGPGDAGRHIVGGDFSNR from the coding sequence ATGCCTGCGGCAGGGGAGAACCTTCCGGTCTTCGTCTACGGCACCCTGCGCCGCGGGGAGAAAAACTATCCCCGCTATCTGCGGGGGCGGACGCTACGGGAGGTTCCGGCTTCCGTGGCGGGAACCCTGTATCTGGCTGCGGAAGGGGGGTATCCCTATCTTCTGGCGGAGGGGGACGGGGGGAGGGTGGTCGGGGAACTGATGTATCTCGATCCGGCCTGCTACGGGGAAGTCCTGCGGAGCCTCGATCTGCTTGAGGAATACGACAGCGCCGCGGAGGGCGAAAGCGTTTATCTGCGCCGCCGGGGGACGGTGAGGGTGGAAGGGGAGGGGCCAGTGTCGGCCTGGATCTATTACTGGAACGGCCCCGGGGATGCGGGGCGGCACATCGTCGGGGGCGACTTTTCCAACCGCTGA